One Bythopirellula goksoeyrii genomic window, ATTCACCAACAAGCAAATCACCTTTCCGTATTCGGTGAATCAGCGCTGCTGGGTGATTGGAATTCAGGTGCCGGGTAACCGGTTGTGGGTTCGAGTCCCATGCCCTCCGCTCTGATTTTCCGCTTTATTGCAGGGAAAGCTGGCGGGTAGCTTGCTGGTGTTTTAGGACCTCAGCATATCATTCCAGCGGATTTCATTTTTGAAATCACGGATGCGGGTCTCAGCGTCGATTACTAAGAGTTCTACGCCAAGCATCTCTGCAAAGTCTTCGAAATGTTCCGTCGTGAGGGCTTGGCTAAATGTAGGATGATGAGAACCGCCCGCGTAAATCCACGCGGCGGCCGCGACGTTTAAATCGGGAAGTGGCTTCCACAGAGCGCGGGCCACGGGCAGTTTTTCCAGTTTCTGCGGTGGGGTGATTACTTCCACTTCATTGAGGACCATGCGGAAGCGGTTGCCCATGTCCACGATGGTCGCATTCACGGCAGGTCCGGGTGGAGTGTCGAACACCAATCGTACGGGATCTTCTTTGCCGCCGATCCCCAGCGGATGAATCTCACAAGAAGGTTTTCCCTGGGCGATTGAGGGGCAGATCTCCAACATGTGGGCGCCCAAGCAGGTCGCGTCGTTTTCGGTGAGATGATAGGTATAGTCCTCCATGAAAGAGGTGCCTCCCTTCAGGCCTGCGGCCATCACCTTGGCCGCACGGGTCATTGCGGCTGCTTTCCAATCTCCCTCGGCACCGAATCCGAAGCCGTCGTTCATTAGACGCTGCGTCGGTAACCCGGGCAATTGCTTGAGGCCGTGGAGGTTTTCAAAGGTATCGGTGAAGCCGACAAAGCCCCCTTCCGCGAGAAACGCCCTGAGGCCTAGCTCGATCCGGGCTGCATCGCGGAGCGACTCACGACGATCCCCACGTAGTTCAGCCGCTATTTGATAAGTTTCGTCGTACTCACCGCAAAGCTCGTCGACGGCGCTATCGGTGACTTCATTGACGTGCTTGACCACATCGCCCAGGCCATAGCCGTTCACTGAATAACCCAGCTGCAACTGCGCGGCGACTTTGTCACCCTCGGTGACAGAGACCTCACGCATGTTGTCGCCGATTCGGGCGAACTTGGCGGAGCGAGAGTCGGCAAGCGCTGCCGCGGCACGAGTCCAAACCCCTACTTGACGTTGTACGCGTTTTTCTTGCCAATGGCCAACGACCACTTTTCTTGGCAGCCGCATGCGGCTGCAGATGAAACCGAATTCTCGTCCCCCATGAGCGGACTGATTCGTGTTCATGAAATCCATGTCGATCGTCGACCAGGGGATTTCACTGTTGAACTGGGTATGCAGATGCAGAAACGGTTTGCTGAGTACATTGAGCCCGGCGATCCACATCTTGGCTGGGGAAAAAGTGTGCATCCAGGTCACCAGGCCGATGCATTCAGGCGCGCTGTTGGCGGCCTGGCAGAGAGCGAGAATCT contains:
- the araA gene encoding L-arabinose isomerase, producing the protein MIDLKKYEVWFVTGSQHLYGEETLREVDAHAQLVAQGLAESADVPVRIMHKPVLKTPEEILALCQAANSAPECIGLVTWMHTFSPAKMWIAGLNVLSKPFLHLHTQFNSEIPWSTIDMDFMNTNQSAHGGREFGFICSRMRLPRKVVVGHWQEKRVQRQVGVWTRAAAALADSRSAKFARIGDNMREVSVTEGDKVAAQLQLGYSVNGYGLGDVVKHVNEVTDSAVDELCGEYDETYQIAAELRGDRRESLRDAARIELGLRAFLAEGGFVGFTDTFENLHGLKQLPGLPTQRLMNDGFGFGAEGDWKAAAMTRAAKVMAAGLKGGTSFMEDYTYHLTENDATCLGAHMLEICPSIAQGKPSCEIHPLGIGGKEDPVRLVFDTPPGPAVNATIVDMGNRFRMVLNEVEVITPPQKLEKLPVARALWKPLPDLNVAAAAWIYAGGSHHPTFSQALTTEHFEDFAEMLGVELLVIDAETRIRDFKNEIRWNDMLRS